The genomic interval GATGCCGTCACCGGCTCTGCTCATTGCTCACTTATTCCTTTTTGGGCCAGGAGGTTGAATAAGAAAAGTCTGTATGCCCGGCAGTTGTCACGCCGGGGCGGAGAACTGTACTGCATGGACCGGGGAGACAGGGTCATCATATCGGGACGGGCCGTGAAGTATATGGAAGGAACAATTACGATTTGAAAGAGCCGTGGGCATCCATAAACGAAGCACACTCTCTGCTCTGCCCCACACATCTTGCTGCGGGTTTAGATTGCGGGAGGTGTGATTATAGTTTGACTAATCCAATGGATAGAATGTCTTAAGGCTTGCCAGGACATCATGCGCCCGGATATTTCCCGCTATCCCCATTTCCGCTAAAAGGTCTATGGTCTCGGACAGTGTCAATTTCAGCAAGTTCGAGGCGTCTCTGAGAGTAATCTTCCCTTCCCGGTATGATTGAGCAACATAATATTCAAATCCCATCCGGGCCAATTTCCTCAGCGATTGGGTTTTTTCGATTTTCTCTATTTTAGACACATATTCTATCGCCTGGTCGAGGTCTTCCGGTATTCGCATAGATTTGACTTTCATGGCATCTTCTCCATCAGCAATCTTACTGTGCTGTATTCGTCCTCACTGACAAACTCGGCTCATTGCTCTAATGCCCAAAGAGCAATTTTTTTTTCGATTATCTCATCCCGCAGGAGATGATAGATAATAAGACCAGGCAAAACATATGGGACGCTGTTTATCCTCAGCAGGCGTATGAGCTTTGCATCATCAGTTGGCGACCGCATCGTACTTTCCCTTTCGGAAAAAGGGCAATAAGAGCATCGTCTCCCTTTGTGTATCTTGAGGAATTTTTCAACTACCGTGATCATGTCAGCCGTAATGTTTTTTTCCACGATGAATGCATCGGGGCATTCTTTCTCTTTACCAGCATCAACAACCTCCCTTTGAACTACTTCAGGTATAAATATACTCTCCCTCCTCCCGACAAAATCCTTCAATCCGGCTTTTGTCAGTTTGACGAGACAATCGGCATCCATCAAGAGTTTCATAAAGTTATTGTAGCCAACAGCCTTGGCTGTGTCAATGCAAAACCAGTAATAGATTCATACCCCTGAGTGGTTTTTCGGAGTTTGTTCCAATAGGTACCTGCTCATCTCTCCCAGCCAGGGCTCGATTTCGCCGGGTAATTTTTGCGGATTGGGGTCTTCTATTTTGTCAGGAGTGGTTTTTTCAGGACCGGTCTCTTCTGTCTCATCACCAATATTTTCTCTTCCCTCATGGATGTTTTTTATGGATTCCTGGGCATTGGTGACAAGGCGCGGGGTGAGCAGGACGACCAGTTCTTTCCTCTGATTTTGCGTGGATGCCCTGGAGAAAAGGAGGGTTCCCAGGAGGGGAATACGCCCCAGGACAGGCAGGCGCTCTCTCGCTTTTATTTCCGAGCTCCGGATCAGTCCGCCGATAAAAACGGTTTCTCCCGCCTTGACCATGATTGATGTAGTGACCGAGGTGGTTGTCTTTGTCGGCAGCCCGCTGCTGAGAGAACCGTCACTTACTTCCGGATGGATATCCATGAGGATATTGCCGTCTTCCGTAATATGAGGAGTCAACTGGAGTTGTATGCCGATATCCAGGAATTCGACACTTTGCAGGGTGCTGGTTTCTGTCGATGTCGTCAGGTAATAGCCCAGTTTGCCGCCGATGAGAATCTGAGCGGACTTGCCATCCAGAACCATGATGCGCGGTTTGGCAAGGGTTTTTACATCGTCCTTTTTTTCCAGGGCACTCAGTTTGAGGTAAAAATGGGGCCTGGCAATGCCGAAGAGAAACTGTGAAGAGGTATCTCCGGCCTTGGGGGCTGCAGAGCCCCATGAGCCCGGTGAATTGAATCGGCCATCGGTATTTTGCCCCTGAGAAAAAGTACCGCCCCAGTCGATCCCATAGCTCTGATCCTTGCCGAGGTTGATTTCCAGAATCTGGGCTTCGATCAGGGCCTGT from bacterium carries:
- a CDS encoding secretin N-terminal domain-containing protein — protein: MSIGVRSIKKGFSLLLPTIILPMIILCTTGPESGRAAEEGEITPVAPTHPPQGRGAGEGEDSALSIRDMDINTLLKALAIKYNVNIVNTPEVSGRISLNLKRASLEDTLTAIARIMGLVWTKEGTIYILSPDKSVQASQEKSGQSNQQGSQQDAQGKEDAQKKEEPPKSVKVFRINYADLKEITKVVQWSFEKARITAYPQEGMLLVESTEKELPAVEHLIHSLDVPPKQALIEAQILEINLGKDQSYGIDWGGTFSQGQNTDGRFNSPGSWGSAAPKAGDTSSQFLFGIARPHFYLKLSALEKKDDVKTLAKPRIMVLDGKSAQILIGGKLGYYLTTSTETSTLQSVEFLDIGIQLQLTPHITEDGNILMDIHPEVSDGSLSSGLPTKTTTSVTTSIMVKAGETVFIGGLIRSSEIKARERLPVLGRIPLLGTLLFSRASTQNQRKELVVLLTPRLVTNAQESIKNIHEGRENIGDETEETGPEKTTPDKIEDPNPQKLPGEIEPWLGEMSRYLLEQTPKNHSGV